In Flavobacterium sp. GSB-24, the genomic window ACCTAAAGAAACTTGCTGTGCACTTTCGGGCTTAACATTCAAGTCAGATAGTTTCCAAATATCGGTTGGAGACTGAGTTGTGTTATTAGAGAGTAAATGAATGTATTGATATGTTTTATCATAACTTGCTCTCACAGAAAAGTCATCCGTCAAGAAATATCTAGCAGCAATTCTAGGCTCAAGTCCGCCATATCTTTTAATTACCTCATTGTTGCCGTATGTTTTGGTTTCAATTACTGTAGCATCGTTAAAAGGTGCATTCGGTTCGTAAATTCTTTGAGTAGATTTTCCTAAGGCAGCAAAAGTCGAGTAACGTAAACCAAAATCAAGCAAGAACTTATCACTTATTTTAAAGTTGTCACCAATATATGCTGCAGATTCTAAACCTCTTTCTGTTTCAACATCAATTGGAATTAAAGTCGACTGCGGATTTGTTGGATTTAAATATCCCGGGTCAACAGAGTACAATTTTGTTGAAAGACCATAGCTGAACTTATGTTTTTGATTGTATAAATAAGTCATTTTTAACATTGCCTGAGTTTCATCAATTTTATACCCAAAATCAAAATTATCTACTCCTTCAGATTGATAATCAATGTTGAATTTGTATTCACTATTAGTTACTATTAATGAACCTTTATTTTTCTCGTTAAAAGTATGATTCCATTTTAATGTAGCTAATCTGTTGCTGTATTTGTATAATGAATCTGAAGATACGCTAAATTTATCATGGCTGTAATAAAGTGTAGATTCGATATCGTTGTTAGCATTTATTTTATGATTGTATTTTAAGATGAAATCATAGAATGATGCCTGGCTGTTTTTTAACTTCTCGTCATCTAAGCTTTTTAAAATCCAATCAGAATAGGTAGCTCTTCCTCCGGCAACTAAACTTGATTTTCCTTTTACAATAGGTGTAGAAATCATTAAATTGCTGGTTACGGGACCAATGCCGCCTTCTCCCTGAAATTTGTCTACATTACCGCTTTTTGAAGTAATGTCAAAAACAGATGATAATCTTCCTCCAAATTCAGCAGGAATGCTTCCTTTATAAATATCTACTTTTTTGGTTGTGTATGGATTTAGCGCTGTAAAAAAGCCAAAGAAATGTGAGGGATTATAAAGAGTTGCATGATCCAGTAAGAATAAATTCTGATCTTCTTTACCACCTCTGACATTAAAACCAGAAGATCCTTCTCCAGCCGTTTTTATTCCAGGCATTGTTAAAGCAACTTTCAAAATATCGCGTTCACCAAGAACCAAAGGTACATTTTTAATTCCTTCAGAATCAATTGTTGTTACACCAGTAATGGCAGATTTTGCGGCCTTACTTTTATTTGTTTTAATAAGGACTTCATCCAATTGGTTTACATTATCTGTCAACGAAAAGTTTAAAGATCCGTCATTATAAACCATTATATTTTTAGTGACTTTGTTATATGAAAAGCTATCGGTTTCAAGAACATTTAAACCTCCTGGAACTTGAAGGCTGTAATACCCTTTTTTATCGGTAGTAGCAGAAAATTCCGAATTAGGAACTTTTACCATAACGTTTGCAAGACCAGAATTGTTTTTTCCACCTTTTACAAATCCAGTAATAGTGTAAGTTGCTTTCTTTTTCTGATTTTTTACCTCTTTACCAATCAGAATAAGGTCTCTAACGTTTTTGTTAGGGTTTCTTGAATTTGTTTTCTTTATAGAATCATATTGCTGATAGAATATTGGGGTCGTCATCTGGCCATTTTCATCTCTTTCAAGAGGAATTCCAAAATAATCGTCAGGTAATTGACTATAAATGATACTGTTATTGGTTACGATAATTTTATTTTCAGAAATATAAAAGTTAAAGCTTGTATTCTGAAAAACATCTTCCAGAACTTCACCAACTCGAACTTCTTTATATTGCTTTGTTATTGAAACACTATCGTTTTCAAACCATTTTTCATCAAAATAGAATTTGTAATATGATACTTTCTCGATATCTTGTATAGCAGTTTTTATATTGGCATTCTTAAATTCAACGGTTATTTTGTCACTAATTACTTGAGAATAAATTATTTGTTGAAAGGCTATTAAAAATAATATAAGAGTAATTTTTTTCATTTAATTAGAACTTTTTTTTAAAAGACCATTGATTTGTTTCGTTAGATTTTCCATAAATTGATTTTTATTGGAATCTTCTAATTTCTTGTCTGTTTTATAAATACCATTTATTTCCTTTTTATAATCTGGGAAGATTTTCTTAAAATCTTTTTCGGATTCTACCTTATAGAAATAGTTTTTGTATTTTATAAAATAGTTGATTTTATAAATGTAATTGTAGTAAACAACATCGGCCTGAAGCGACTTTACCTTTTCTTTGAAATGTTTGGTATAAAGAGAAATATTATCGCCAACATATGTTTCTTCGTAAATACCTTTTATAAGTGAAGGGAATTTAATTGATTCTTCTTTTAAGTTGACAAATTTTTTATTTTTAATAAAGAAATAA contains:
- a CDS encoding TonB-dependent receptor; its protein translation is MKKITLILFLIAFQQIIYSQVISDKITVEFKNANIKTAIQDIEKVSYYKFYFDEKWFENDSVSITKQYKEVRVGEVLEDVFQNTSFNFYISENKIIVTNNSIIYSQLPDDYFGIPLERDENGQMTTPIFYQQYDSIKKTNSRNPNKNVRDLILIGKEVKNQKKKATYTITGFVKGGKNNSGLANVMVKVPNSEFSATTDKKGYYSLQVPGGLNVLETDSFSYNKVTKNIMVYNDGSLNFSLTDNVNQLDEVLIKTNKSKAAKSAITGVTTIDSEGIKNVPLVLGERDILKVALTMPGIKTAGEGSSGFNVRGGKEDQNLFLLDHATLYNPSHFFGFFTALNPYTTKKVDIYKGSIPAEFGGRLSSVFDITSKSGNVDKFQGEGGIGPVTSNLMISTPIVKGKSSLVAGGRATYSDWILKSLDDEKLKNSQASFYDFILKYNHKINANNDIESTLYYSHDKFSVSSDSLYKYSNRLATLKWNHTFNEKNKGSLIVTNSEYKFNIDYQSEGVDNFDFGYKIDETQAMLKMTYLYNQKHKFSYGLSTKLYSVDPGYLNPTNPQSTLIPIDVETERGLESAAYIGDNFKISDKFLLDFGLRYSTFAALGKSTQRIYEPNAPFNDATVIETKTYGNNEVIKRYGGLEPRIAARYFLTDDFSVRASYDKTYQYIHLLSNNTTQSPTDIWKLSDLNVKPESAQQVSLGLYKNLKDGDVELSLEGYYKKSKNILDYKVGAELLLNENIETELLQGEGKAYGIEVLVKKQVGKLNGWLGYTYSRSLIKLDSQFQSEKVNNGKYFASNFDKPHDFSAVLNYRITKRYSFSSNFIYQTGRPITYPIGRYDYGNEQYTVYSDRNKFRIPDYFRLDIGLNIEGNHKIKKLAHSFWNISVYNVLGRNNPYSVFFVTKEGQIKAYKTSIFSIPIPSITYNFKF